The following proteins are co-located in the Palaemon carinicauda isolate YSFRI2023 chromosome 3, ASM3689809v2, whole genome shotgun sequence genome:
- the LOC137638630 gene encoding cuticle protein AM1199-like, translated as MKSVILACLAAVAVAAPQFGLPQQQFVQATSPLILPNQVAILRDDRQDLGNGEFAYNFEADNGISESRRGFLGSLGQSNMEGSFRFPLPDGTFAEVRYVANENGFRAESPLIPTPHPLPAHAIEQIRFAEEQRARGITFDDY; from the exons ATGAAGTCT GTCATCCTTGCCTGCCTTGCCGCCGTGGCCGTCGCCGCCCCTCAGTTCGGCCTTCCCCAACAGCAGTTCGTACAGGCCACGTCCCCCTTGATCCTGCCGAACCAGGTGGCCATCCTGAGAGACGACCGTCAGGATTTGGGCAACGGAGAGTTCGCTTACAACTTCGAGGCCGACAATGGAATCAGTGAATCCAGAAGAGGATTCCTCGGCTCCCTTGGGCAGTCCAACATGGAGGGATCCTTCAG GTTCCCTCTTCCCGACGGCACCTTCGCTGAGGTCCGCTACGTCGCTAACGAAAACGGCTTCCGGGCTGAGTCCCCCCtcatccccaccccccacccactccCCGCCCACGCCATCGAGCAGATCCGATTCGCTGAGGAACAGCGCGCCCGCGGGATTACTTTTGATGACTACTAA